From a region of the uncultured Desulfatiglans sp. genome:
- a CDS encoding conserved hypothetical protein (Evidence 4 : Unknown function but conserved in other organisms), producing MAWDQKEITAYLVDVETGDYLDFQYNPNDILDDKSTAYAAIKIPGMSHPRYQYVAGEPRKIGFKLLFFKGPVKESVDWLRSLLYPEHAGTMLKNAPHRVLFMFGDLYPGVLCVVRQVKARYFHLFDRDNLLPQHAEVDMMLEEYIDESVDYSEVRG from the coding sequence ATGGCCTGGGATCAAAAGGAGATAACGGCCTACCTGGTGGATGTGGAAACCGGTGACTATCTGGATTTCCAGTACAACCCCAACGACATCCTGGACGACAAGAGCACGGCTTACGCCGCCATCAAGATACCGGGGATGAGTCATCCCCGCTACCAGTACGTGGCGGGCGAACCGCGCAAGATCGGCTTCAAATTGCTGTTCTTCAAGGGACCGGTCAAGGAATCCGTGGACTGGTTGCGCTCGCTGCTCTATCCCGAGCATGCCGGAACCATGCTGAAAAACGCGCCGCACCGCGTGCTTTTCATGTTCGGCGATCTCTACCCGGGCGTGCTTTGCGTGGTCCGTCAGGTAAAGGCCCGCTATTTCCACCTCTTCGACCGTGACAACCTACTGCCTCAGCATGCGGAGGTGGATATGATGCTCGAGGAATACATCGACGAATCGGTGGACTATTCGGAGGTGCGCGGATGA
- a CDS encoding Phage T4-like virus tail tube gp19: MRSGNMPKSLYQNWQFAVEVNGFDVALFKKGQEPKTEFEEVAFAPAGSMFDQKVAGRVKFEDINLEKGILQDGSDEAARDWIKKQVNVNAVVGGLPNDYMRDIDIVRYDRAGNETRRWTLHGAWIKVLEYDELEGANTDNTIEKLTISYQYWT; this comes from the coding sequence ATGCGCAGCGGCAACATGCCCAAGAGTCTGTATCAGAACTGGCAATTCGCCGTCGAGGTCAACGGCTTCGATGTGGCGCTTTTCAAGAAGGGGCAGGAGCCCAAAACCGAGTTCGAAGAGGTCGCTTTCGCTCCGGCCGGTTCGATGTTCGACCAGAAAGTGGCAGGACGTGTCAAGTTCGAAGACATCAACCTAGAAAAGGGGATTCTCCAGGACGGCTCGGACGAGGCCGCCCGGGACTGGATCAAGAAGCAGGTGAACGTCAACGCCGTGGTCGGGGGACTTCCCAACGACTATATGCGCGACATCGACATCGTCCGTTACGACCGCGCCGGAAACGAAACCCGGCGTTGGACCCTGCACGGTGCGTGGATCAAGGTCTTGGAATACGACGAGCTCGAGGGCGCGAACACGGACAACACCATCGAGAAACTCACCATCAGCTACCAGTACTGGACCTGA
- a CDS encoding conserved hypothetical protein (Evidence 4 : Unknown function but conserved in other organisms) — MDPTNNHAERMLRFAVLWRKSSQGTSSEKGNRWVERILSLKQTCRLQKKTTFPVLVDALHAYFRGQEPDLAWIAQPTA, encoded by the coding sequence GTGGATCCCACGAACAATCATGCTGAGCGGATGCTTCGATTCGCCGTGCTGTGGCGCAAATCCAGCCAGGGTACGTCCAGTGAAAAAGGCAATCGTTGGGTGGAGCGTATCCTCTCACTCAAGCAGACCTGCCGCCTGCAGAAAAAAACAACCTTCCCCGTCCTTGTCGATGCCCTGCACGCCTACTTCCGGGGTCAGGAACCCGACCTCGCCTGGATCGCTCAGCCCACCGCCTGA
- a CDS encoding Tail sheath protein (fragment), protein MIASFPDSGINIWGQKTLQSQPSALDRVNVRRLMMYIEEAIAESSRFVVFEPNNPQTWRSLVRLINPFLQDIKDKGGFYDSAVQCDEETNTPAVIDRNELVARIFVKPTKTAEFIELNFVLTATGSDFKEIFKTG, encoded by the coding sequence GTGATCGCATCCTTCCCCGACTCCGGAATCAATATCTGGGGCCAGAAGACGCTGCAGAGCCAGCCGTCGGCCTTGGACCGCGTCAATGTCCGGCGGCTGATGATGTATATCGAGGAGGCCATCGCCGAGTCTTCCCGCTTCGTGGTCTTCGAACCCAACAACCCGCAAACCTGGCGGTCGTTGGTCCGGTTGATCAACCCGTTCCTACAGGACATCAAGGACAAGGGCGGATTCTACGACTCTGCCGTCCAATGCGACGAGGAGACCAACACCCCGGCCGTGATCGACCGGAACGAGCTCGTGGCGCGCATCTTCGTCAAGCCCACCAAGACGGCGGAATTCATCGAGCTCAACTTCGTGCTCACCGCCACGGGGTCCGATTTCAAAGAGATCTTCAAAACCGGGTAA
- a CDS encoding conserved membrane hypothetical protein (Evidence 4 : Unknown function but conserved in other organisms) yields MNGDLGLGVIVSMKDAFSQNAARVQTSMQSLDATVAASSERMTRNLDRIQKGTMMIGAGLALMAVPVGLVASTAATQKALGELSSLGVKDLRAIEDAAESFTNKWSGSNKAEFITAAYDVRSALSGLTDEAVGSFTAMAALTGKATKATTEEMVGTFTTAYGIFKPLMQDMSDAQWARTFAGAMGQTVASFKTNGRQMADAIKNIGAVAASSNVPLQEQLAILGQLQTTMPGSEAGTLYKAFIMKAAEAGEKLGLSFVDSTGRLKGIIAILEEIKGRFPDLSQAAAQVEIKKAFGSDEAVKFLLQMSQGAEALEGNIQSVARAMKTGTAVTEEMAQAMNMDIGSQFQLLRQQVGNLAEILGRTLLPVVTPIIQGISKAVLFFQKLAKSMPGLTRVLLTLSMALGAVLAVVGGVIAAAGTIGLMLPAIKAGLAAMGAAVAGVGSAFATYFLPVVAVIGGVVLAVYLLKRAWESNFGGIRDMVLGVWEKVKLVFQGIRELISSLSGGSGRMSAELARKLEQAGLMGLVVTVFRIYYRVRQFLTGLWEAFSDAFGKIRAILEPAVRALMQAYGALYKAVFSVLEIFGLAATSTEASSYRSLGETLGSILRVIAKVGAYLLKFVIYNLVAVIKVVTWVVGAVVWLGKTIVTAFIEAGKFIYKFFLPIRLLVQALRMVGRIVYTVWQVLTGDISVLDGLKSIGGAVFDFLATPFRWARDVIVGVWNFIRGLFSSIGRFFTAAASSLVAAFMDLPLVRTLRDVFGAVRSFFSGDTTFFEAGKRILIALGKGIWSAVTYPFELLKRALGRLRKLLPFSDAETGPLSSLTASGAAILKTLADGMAGLLSLPGKVLGMALKGMLSAVQWVWQGITSLGSGILSALTRPFRKGVELAASVWRGVTDAAAAAWNGIKTIGASTFDAVAAPFRWIGDIAGKVSDGIRSTAAELWSGLGNLAQSTWSFVSAPFTWIADAASGAWSHITNAASMAWDNLKSMAQNAWEWIKAPFEGLAMAASSAWEKVKNAAFGAWDSVTSTVSNLAGSAFESGKAILTTVGEGIKSAVTAPYRAAKSALSFVRDLLPFSDAKEGPLANLTRSGAALIETIARGITRTATAPAEALAKAFGFMGDLAGRIAVPSALAGTLALTPVVTGDLPAVAGPVGGTETVAVESAQGVQPAPDQARLLGETRGALSPSAAGAAAETGGENLRTVLDALIGKLDVLADRPIEVAVTTLLDGRQVAQSVYRDIRERKIKNYETL; encoded by the coding sequence ATGAACGGAGATCTCGGACTCGGCGTCATCGTATCGATGAAGGACGCGTTCTCGCAGAACGCGGCCAGGGTCCAGACGTCCATGCAGTCGCTGGACGCCACGGTCGCCGCTTCCAGCGAGCGCATGACGCGCAATCTCGACCGAATCCAGAAAGGCACCATGATGATCGGCGCGGGCCTGGCGCTCATGGCCGTTCCGGTCGGTCTTGTCGCCTCCACCGCTGCCACACAAAAGGCGCTGGGCGAGCTGTCCTCCCTCGGCGTCAAGGACCTGCGGGCCATCGAGGACGCCGCGGAATCCTTCACCAACAAATGGTCCGGATCGAACAAAGCGGAATTCATCACCGCTGCCTATGACGTTCGCTCGGCCCTCTCGGGATTGACCGATGAGGCGGTCGGGTCGTTCACCGCCATGGCCGCTCTCACGGGCAAGGCCACTAAGGCGACCACCGAAGAAATGGTCGGAACGTTCACCACGGCCTACGGCATCTTCAAGCCTCTCATGCAGGACATGTCGGATGCGCAGTGGGCCCGCACCTTCGCCGGAGCCATGGGGCAGACAGTCGCTTCCTTCAAGACCAACGGCCGCCAGATGGCCGACGCCATTAAGAACATCGGCGCGGTGGCGGCATCTTCCAATGTCCCCTTGCAGGAGCAGCTCGCCATACTCGGTCAGCTCCAGACCACCATGCCCGGTTCGGAAGCCGGAACCCTGTACAAGGCGTTCATCATGAAAGCCGCCGAGGCCGGCGAAAAGCTCGGACTGTCGTTCGTCGATTCGACGGGGCGGCTGAAAGGGATCATCGCCATCCTCGAGGAGATCAAAGGACGCTTTCCCGACCTGTCCCAGGCTGCCGCCCAGGTGGAAATCAAGAAGGCCTTCGGCTCCGATGAAGCCGTGAAATTCCTGCTGCAGATGTCCCAGGGCGCGGAAGCGCTGGAGGGCAATATCCAATCCGTCGCCCGGGCCATGAAGACCGGCACCGCCGTCACCGAAGAAATGGCTCAAGCCATGAACATGGACATCGGCAGCCAATTCCAGCTTCTGCGCCAGCAGGTCGGAAACCTCGCTGAAATCCTCGGCCGCACGCTGCTTCCGGTGGTTACGCCTATTATCCAAGGCATTTCCAAGGCCGTGCTCTTCTTTCAGAAACTGGCCAAGTCCATGCCCGGGCTGACGCGGGTCCTTCTCACTCTGTCCATGGCCCTGGGTGCGGTGCTCGCGGTCGTGGGCGGCGTGATTGCAGCGGCGGGAACCATCGGGCTGATGCTTCCCGCCATCAAAGCGGGTCTCGCGGCCATGGGCGCTGCCGTAGCCGGTGTAGGTTCGGCCTTCGCCACCTATTTTTTGCCGGTGGTGGCCGTCATCGGCGGTGTGGTGCTGGCGGTCTATCTGCTCAAACGGGCGTGGGAGTCCAATTTCGGCGGTATCCGCGACATGGTCTTGGGTGTATGGGAGAAGGTGAAACTCGTTTTCCAGGGCATTCGCGAGCTTATTTCATCCTTGAGCGGCGGTTCGGGTCGCATGTCCGCAGAGCTGGCCAGGAAACTCGAGCAGGCGGGTCTGATGGGGCTCGTCGTCACTGTATTCCGCATCTATTACCGGGTGCGCCAGTTCCTGACCGGCTTGTGGGAGGCCTTTTCGGATGCGTTCGGAAAGATCAGAGCGATTCTCGAACCCGCGGTCCGGGCGCTCATGCAAGCCTACGGCGCTCTCTACAAGGCCGTTTTTTCGGTCCTGGAGATCTTCGGGCTGGCGGCCACATCGACCGAGGCATCATCCTACCGCAGTCTGGGCGAAACCCTGGGATCGATCCTGAGAGTGATCGCAAAGGTCGGGGCCTATCTGCTCAAATTCGTGATCTACAACTTGGTGGCGGTCATCAAAGTCGTCACGTGGGTTGTGGGTGCGGTCGTCTGGCTGGGCAAAACCATCGTTACCGCCTTCATCGAGGCGGGNAAGTTCATCTACAAGTTCTTCCTCCCGATCCGGCTCCTGGTCCAGGCGCTTCGCATGGTGGGACGGATCGTCTATACGGTTTGGCAGGTCCTCACCGGCGACATCTCCGTGCTCGACGGATTGAAATCCATCGGTGGTGCCGTGTTCGATTTCCTGGCCACACCATTTCGGTGGGCCCGGGATGTGATCGTCGGCGTCTGGAATTTCATCAGGGGGTTGTTCTCGTCCATCGGACGGTTTTTCACCGCCGCCGCATCGTCCCTGGTCGCCGCGTTCATGGACCTGCCCTTGGTGCGAACCTTGCGGGATGTATTCGGAGCGGTGCGAAGCTTCTTCTCGGGCGACACCACATTTTTCGAAGCAGGCAAACGGATTCTGATCGCTCTGGGAAAAGGCATCTGGTCGGCGGTGACTTATCCGTTCGAACTTCTAAAAAGGGCGCTCGGCCGGCTCAGAAAACTGCTGCCCTTTTCCGATGCGGAAACCGGCCCCCTTTCGAGCCTGACAGCCTCGGGCGCGGCTATTCTGAAGACCCTTGCCGATGGCATGGCCGGCTTGCTGTCGCTGCCCGGCAAGGTCCTCGGTATGGCGCTAAAAGGGATGCTCTCCGCGGTCCAATGGGTATGGCAGGGCATCACGTCCTTGGGCTCCGGAATCCTCTCGGCGTTGACCCGGCCGTTCCGAAAAGGCGTCGAGCTTGCCGCGTCCGTGTGGCGCGGTGTGACGGATGCGGCCGCCGCCGCTTGGAACGGCATCAAGACCATCGGTGCTTCGACGTTCGATGCCGTGGCAGCGCCGTTCCGCTGGATCGGTGACATAGCCGGAAAGGTCTCGGACGGGATTCGTTCCACAGCGGCTGAACTCTGGAGCGGGCTGGGCAATCTTGCCCAGTCGACCTGGTCCTTCGTGAGCGCTCCGTTCACATGGATCGCCGATGCGGCATCCGGTGCGTGGAGTCATATCACCAACGCCGCATCTATGGCGTGGGACAATCTCAAATCCATGGCGCAAAACGCCTGGGAGTGGATCAAGGCCCCATTCGAAGGGCTCGCCATGGCCGCCTCCTCTGCTTGGGAGAAGGTGAAAAACGCCGCCTTCGGTGCATGGGATTCAGTAACGTCCACGGTTTCCAACCTGGCCGGCAGTGCGTTCGAAAGTGGAAAAGCGATTCTCACCACGGTGGGTGAAGGGATCAAGTCGGCGGTGACCGCACCGTACCGGGCGGCCAAGTCGGCCTTGTCGTTCGTCCGCGATCTTTTGCCGTTTTCAGACGCCAAGGAGGGTCCGCTGGCGAACCTGACAAGAAGCGGCGCGGCGCTGATCGAAACCATCGCCCGCGGAATAACGCGGACCGCGACAGCTCCGGCGGAGGCGCTCGCAAAGGCCTTCGGTTTCATGGGCGACCTGGCGGGACGGATCGCGGTTCCCTCCGCCTTGGCCGGGACGCTGGCGTTGACGCCCGTTGTTACCGGTGACCTTCCAGCCGTCGCAGGGCCTGTTGGTGGCACGGAAACGGTGGCGGTTGAATCGGCGCAGGGTGTTCAACCGGCACCCGATCAAGCCCGTCTTCTCGGAGAGACCAGGGGGGCGCTGTCCCCCAGTGCCGCAGGAGCAGCGGCAGAAACCGGCGGAGAGAATCTGAGAACGGTTCTCGACGCCTTGATTGGAAAACTCGACGTGCTGGCGGATCGGCCTATCGAAGTGGCCGTCACCACGCTGCTGGACGGGCGGCAGGTCGCTCAGTCGGTGTACCGGGATATTCGTGAACGAAAGATCAAGAACTACGAGACGCTGTGA
- a CDS encoding conserved hypothetical protein (Evidence 4 : Unknown function but conserved in other organisms): MHVFELPSGVEVELREMTGAEEELLTNQRLIRTGDAVNQVLRNCIVRLGDNDEPAVKDVLDLLSGDRLFILVKLRQISLGDEVELELTCANSACRATNLVTIDIEELETTPYGEDREFAFTLPGSGRKVQFGYLDGHKEKRLAALKEPSISSAMLIRIIDIDGAAPSKKLMNDMSLRDRSALRQEMLRLDAGVDTTLEVDCESCGTRIRTRLEAEPGFLFPGVRL; this comes from the coding sequence ATGCACGTGTTTGAACTACCCAGCGGCGTCGAGGTCGAGCTTCGGGAGATGACCGGAGCCGAGGAGGAATTGCTCACCAATCAGCGGCTCATCCGCACCGGTGATGCGGTGAATCAGGTGCTCAGGAACTGCATCGTGCGATTGGGCGACAACGATGAACCGGCGGTGAAGGACGTGCTCGACCTGCTCTCAGGCGACCGGCTCTTCATCCTGGTGAAGTTGCGGCAGATTTCCCTCGGTGACGAAGTGGAACTGGAACTCACCTGCGCCAACTCGGCGTGCCGCGCGACGAATCTGGTGACCATCGACATCGAGGAGCTTGAAACGACCCCTTACGGCGAGGACCGGGAGTTCGCCTTCACGCTGCCCGGCTCGGGCCGCAAGGTGCAGTTCGGCTACCTGGACGGCCACAAGGAGAAACGGTTGGCCGCGCTGAAAGAGCCTTCAATCTCTTCGGCCATGCTCATCCGCATTATCGATATCGACGGAGCGGCCCCGAGCAAGAAGCTGATGAACGATATGTCACTGCGCGACCGCAGCGCCCTGCGGCAGGAAATGCTCCGGCTCGATGCGGGGGTCGACACCACGCTGGAGGTCGACTGCGAGTCCTGCGGAACACGTATCCGCACCCGGCTGGAGGCGGAACCGGGTTTTTTGTTCCCCGGAGTTCGCTTGTAA
- a CDS encoding conserved hypothetical protein (Evidence 4 : Unknown function but conserved in other organisms) has translation MKGIVKRVFICSRYAGHIAENTAVAERLCRKAVEQGCAPFAPHLLYTRFLDDERHSEREAGIACGLTFMEACDEVWVFIGAGVSDGMRREIDHARCLGKPVVEIGEL, from the coding sequence GTGAAGGGAATTGTGAAACGGGTATTCATCTGCAGCCGATATGCAGGACACATCGCTGAAAACACGGCCGTCGCAGAGCGCTTGTGCCGCAAGGCCGTGGAACAAGGCTGCGCGCCGTTCGCTCCGCATCTTCTGTACACACGGTTCCTCGACGACGAGAGGCATTCCGAACGTGAGGCCGGCATCGCCTGCGGTCTGACGTTCATGGAAGCGTGCGATGAGGTATGGGTCTTCATCGGTGCGGGTGTCTCCGACGGTATGCGCAGGGAGATCGACCACGCCCGATGTCTCGGCAAGCCGGTGGTCGAGATCGGGGAGCTTTGA